Proteins encoded together in one Nostoc sp. PCC 7524 window:
- a CDS encoding calcium-binding protein, with amino-acid sequence MASVERDETRENRIATEIIVDAEDKEDRAMGWYYYLDDTLDFPFMGKWKKKSRKTSTIEEKPVEVLGMAPEDDCLKDMYVEVAYIGGKEDDIHSAKLSDIEPIDVDEETQEAIADWMYWLARGYKF; translated from the coding sequence ATGGCTAGTGTAGAACGCGACGAAACCAGGGAAAATCGCATTGCAACAGAGATTATTGTCGATGCTGAGGATAAAGAAGACCGGGCAATGGGCTGGTATTATTACCTTGACGATACTTTGGATTTTCCCTTTATGGGTAAGTGGAAGAAGAAGTCACGCAAAACTTCCACCATTGAGGAAAAACCAGTGGAAGTCTTAGGAATGGCCCCAGAGGATGATTGTTTAAAAGATATGTATGTGGAAGTCGCGTACATCGGCGGTAAGGAAGATGATATACATTCTGCCAAGCTTTCTGATATTGAACCTATTGATGTTGATGAAGAAACTCAAGAAGCGATCGCCGATTGGATGTATTGGCTGGCTAGAGGCTACAAATTTTAA
- a CDS encoding type II toxin-antitoxin system PemK/MazF family toxin: MYRGEIWWANLPNQVGSEPGYRRPVLIIQNDIFTQSRISTVIVVIITSNIRLAEAPGNVLLPSEVSGLPRESVVNVSQILTLDKKFLVERISTLPEYLQTEVDEGLRTILYL; the protein is encoded by the coding sequence ATGTATCGCGGAGAAATTTGGTGGGCAAACTTACCTAATCAAGTAGGCTCAGAACCTGGTTATCGTCGTCCTGTTTTGATTATTCAGAACGATATTTTTACTCAAAGCCGCATTAGTACAGTCATAGTTGTAATTATTACCTCAAATATTAGATTGGCAGAAGCACCAGGTAATGTTCTATTACCATCTGAAGTATCAGGTTTACCCAGAGAATCTGTTGTTAACGTTTCTCAAATTCTCACTCTCGACAAGAAGTTTTTAGTAGAGCGTATTAGCACCCTACCAGAGTATTTACAAACAGAAGTAGATGAAGGATTGCGAACAATTTTGTACCTGTAG
- a CDS encoding nucleoside deaminase — protein sequence MDEFMQAAIQEAQQGRQEGGIPIGSVLVKDGKILGRGHNKRVQDQDPVTHAEIDCLRNAGRIGSYRGTTLYSTLMPCYLCAGAVVQFGIKKVIAGESRTFPGAKEFMVSHGVEVIDLNLDECEQMMSEFIASNPELWNEDIGK from the coding sequence ATGGATGAATTTATGCAAGCTGCAATTCAAGAAGCCCAACAAGGTAGACAAGAAGGGGGAATTCCTATTGGTTCGGTGCTTGTCAAAGATGGCAAGATTCTCGGTAGGGGACACAACAAGCGTGTGCAAGATCAAGATCCCGTTACCCATGCCGAAATAGACTGTCTTCGCAATGCCGGTAGAATTGGCAGCTATAGAGGTACAACATTATATTCAACTTTGATGCCATGTTATTTATGTGCTGGGGCAGTGGTGCAATTTGGAATCAAAAAAGTGATTGCTGGAGAATCAAGAACCTTCCCTGGTGCAAAAGAGTTTATGGTATCCCACGGGGTAGAAGTAATTGATCTCAATTTGGATGAATGCGAACAAATGATGAGTGAGTTTATTGCTAGCAATCCTGAATTATGGAATGAGGATATTGGAAAGTAG
- a CDS encoding dipeptide epimerase yields MHVEVNLFTVNKRFPLTISRGTTAKTTNVWVKIVSPNGGDHGDRIEGWGEASPFGVGNHAQSTDTIKNSLEQLAPVLQPFHPLQRQEIEQVLIQHRVPSAARAALDMALYDWLGKYVGLPLWQIWGLDRNAIVPTSVTIGINSPAAAQARARDWLQFTDVRLFKVKLGSPEGITADQQMLLAVQQEAPNQEFFVDANGGWSLADAIEMCNWLADLGIKYVEQPLPRGQEANLGELKEKSPLPIFVDESCFNIFDIPHLANYVDGINIKLMKSGGLTEAMRMVHTARACGLQIMFGCYSDSSLSNTAAAQLAPLADYLDLDSHLNLIDDPFTGAVVQEGRVLPNELPGLGVKYSASAA; encoded by the coding sequence ATGCACGTAGAAGTTAATCTATTTACGGTAAACAAGCGATTCCCTTTAACTATTAGTCGCGGAACCACAGCCAAGACAACCAATGTCTGGGTGAAGATTGTCAGCCCCAATGGGGGCGATCATGGCGATCGCATCGAAGGTTGGGGGGAAGCATCGCCGTTTGGCGTGGGCAATCATGCACAATCAACTGATACGATTAAAAATTCCCTAGAACAACTCGCGCCCGTTTTACAACCATTTCACCCGTTGCAGAGACAAGAAATTGAGCAAGTCTTAATCCAACATCGAGTTCCTTCGGCGGCGAGGGCGGCGTTAGATATGGCTTTGTATGACTGGCTAGGGAAATATGTAGGATTACCTCTGTGGCAAATCTGGGGACTGGATCGTAATGCTATAGTCCCAACTTCCGTCACCATTGGCATTAATTCACCAGCAGCAGCCCAAGCACGGGCGAGGGATTGGCTACAATTTACCGATGTGCGTCTATTTAAAGTCAAGTTAGGCAGTCCAGAAGGCATTACAGCCGATCAGCAAATGCTATTGGCAGTACAACAAGAAGCCCCAAATCAAGAATTTTTTGTGGATGCCAACGGCGGTTGGAGTTTGGCAGATGCCATTGAGATGTGCAATTGGTTGGCTGATTTAGGTATAAAGTATGTGGAGCAGCCTTTACCACGAGGACAGGAAGCAAATTTAGGAGAACTCAAAGAAAAATCACCCTTACCAATTTTTGTGGATGAGAGTTGTTTTAATATCTTTGATATTCCTCATCTGGCAAACTACGTAGATGGCATCAATATTAAATTGATGAAATCTGGGGGCTTAACTGAAGCCATGCGGATGGTACACACAGCACGGGCTTGTGGCTTACAAATCATGTTTGGCTGTTATTCTGACAGTTCGCTATCCAATACAGCTGCGGCACAACTCGCGCCGCTAGCTGATTATTTAGATTTAGATAGTCATTTAAATTTAATTGATGATCCCTTCACGGGTGCAGTGGTGCAAGAAGGGAGAGTATTACCAAACGAATTACCAGGCTTGGGAGTAAAATACAGTGCGTCTGCCGCTTAA
- a CDS encoding nucleoside hydrolase: MKKQLVLMDHDGGVDDYLATMLLLTMEHIELLGVVVTPADCYIQPAVSATRKIIDLMGFSHIPVAESTVRGINPFPRLYRRDSCIVDHLPILNQNEFIDTPLVNQPGQDFMVEVLREAPVPVTLMVTGPLTTVAVALDQAPDIAAKIEKIVWMGGALNVPGNVEKSLEAGQDGSAEWNVYWDAVSAARVWQTQIEIIMCPLDLTNNVPVTSDLVQKMGRQRHYPISDLAGQCYALVIPQDYYFWDVLATAYLGQPEFYQLREWETEIITTGISQGRTKVVSGGRKILAMDQVDKDAFYAYILQQWAR; encoded by the coding sequence ATGAAAAAACAACTTGTATTAATGGATCATGATGGCGGTGTAGACGATTACCTCGCAACTATGCTGCTGTTGACGATGGAACATATTGAACTTCTTGGTGTTGTAGTGACACCAGCCGATTGTTATATCCAGCCAGCTGTGAGTGCTACACGCAAAATCATCGATTTGATGGGATTTTCTCACATACCCGTTGCCGAAAGCACAGTTCGGGGGATTAATCCGTTCCCTCGTTTATATCGTCGTGATTCCTGTATTGTTGACCATCTGCCCATACTTAACCAAAACGAATTTATAGATACGCCTTTGGTTAACCAACCAGGTCAAGATTTCATGGTAGAAGTTTTACGAGAAGCACCAGTACCAGTCACACTTATGGTTACAGGACCTCTCACAACAGTAGCTGTAGCCTTAGATCAAGCACCAGATATTGCAGCCAAAATTGAGAAAATTGTCTGGATGGGTGGGGCTTTGAATGTCCCCGGTAATGTAGAAAAAAGTCTAGAAGCTGGACAAGATGGTTCTGCTGAATGGAATGTTTATTGGGATGCTGTATCTGCGGCGCGGGTATGGCAAACCCAGATTGAAATTATTATGTGTCCTTTAGATTTAACTAATAATGTGCCAGTCACATCAGATTTAGTTCAGAAAATGGGGAGACAACGCCACTACCCCATTTCTGATTTAGCGGGACAATGTTATGCCTTAGTGATTCCCCAAGATTATTATTTTTGGGATGTGCTAGCAACTGCTTATTTAGGACAACCAGAATTTTATCAACTACGAGAATGGGAAACTGAAATTATTACCACTGGTATTAGTCAAGGGCGTACTAAAGTTGTGTCTGGTGGACGGAAGATTTTAGCTATGGATCAAGTAGATAAAGATGCTTTTTACGCCTACATTTTGCAGCAATGGGCAAGATAA
- a CDS encoding sugar O-acetyltransferase, with protein MKKTEKQKMLAGELYLANDPELVADQKRASRLLQMYSATTAEQLEQRQHILEELFAKVGEKITIVPPFHCDYGSNIAIGNGTYMNYGCVILDCNQVEIGDNVLLAPYVQIYAAYHPIEPEIRLTGRELATPIKIGNNVWIGGGAIICPGVTIGDNTTIGAGSVVVKDVPANVVAAGNPCRIIRHLS; from the coding sequence ATGAAAAAAACCGAAAAACAAAAAATGCTCGCGGGCGAACTATATTTAGCCAATGATCCAGAATTAGTAGCTGATCAAAAACGAGCTAGTCGCCTCCTGCAAATGTATAGTGCAACGACAGCAGAACAACTGGAACAACGGCAGCACATTTTAGAAGAATTATTTGCCAAAGTAGGGGAAAAAATCACCATAGTACCGCCATTTCATTGTGATTATGGCAGTAACATTGCCATAGGCAATGGGACATACATGAACTATGGCTGTGTGATTTTAGACTGCAATCAAGTAGAAATTGGTGACAATGTTTTGTTAGCTCCTTATGTCCAGATTTATGCTGCGTATCATCCTATAGAACCGGAAATTCGCTTAACTGGGAGAGAATTAGCTACCCCGATTAAAATTGGTAATAATGTCTGGATTGGTGGTGGCGCCATTATTTGCCCAGGAGTCACCATTGGGGACAATACTACTATTGGTGCTGGCAGTGTGGTTGTCAAAGATGTACCTGCAAATGTTGTAGCAGCTGGTAATCCTTGCCGGATCATTCGGCATTTATCGTAA
- a CDS encoding NUDIX hydrolase — MSKLQKWQTLTSKMVLNHPWCQVRQDEVKLPNGQVIDDYFVHLKPDIVLVLPITATREIIFVRQYRHGAGEFFTELPAGRFNPTEESPEDAGRRELKEETGYVAQTFTKIATLYDNPSKETNQIHFFLAENVIKVGEQSLDITEEIEVILIPVESVLEKVTQGEISVAGTVAALFLGFQFISS; from the coding sequence ATGAGTAAACTACAAAAATGGCAAACATTAACCTCAAAAATGGTTTTAAATCATCCTTGGTGTCAGGTTAGACAAGATGAGGTTAAATTACCCAACGGTCAGGTAATAGATGACTATTTTGTACATCTTAAGCCAGATATTGTACTGGTTCTTCCTATTACTGCTACTAGGGAAATTATCTTTGTTCGGCAATACAGACATGGGGCGGGAGAGTTTTTTACAGAATTGCCAGCCGGGAGATTTAACCCAACTGAAGAAAGCCCTGAAGATGCAGGTAGAAGAGAACTGAAAGAAGAAACTGGTTATGTAGCTCAAACATTTACAAAAATTGCCACACTATACGACAACCCCAGTAAAGAAACTAATCAAATACATTTCTTTTTAGCAGAAAATGTCATCAAGGTAGGTGAGCAAAGTTTAGATATTACAGAAGAAATAGAAGTAATTTTGATTCCTGTAGAGTCAGTATTAGAGAAAGTTACTCAAGGTGAAATTTCGGTAGCAGGAACAGTTGCAGCTTTGTTTTTAGGGTTCCAATTTATTAGTAGTTAA
- a CDS encoding orange carotenoid-binding protein: MAITIDSARRIFPNTLQADAVPALTARFNQLSAEDQLAWTWFAFLEMGKTITVAAPGAASMQFAEAILNQIKQMTFEEQTQVMCDLANHTDTPICRTYATWSPNIKLGFWNQLGEWMQEGIVAPIPTGYQLSANAKAVLETLKSLDQGQQITVLRNSVVDMGFDINKLDGYTRVSEPVVAPKEISQRVKVSIEGVNNPTVLNYMNNLNANDFDELIKLFVEDGALQPPFQRPIVGKDAILRFFREECQNLNLLPERGVAEPTDDGYTQVKVTGKVQTPWFGAAVGMNMAWRFLLNPQGKIFFVAIDLLASPKELLNLVR, from the coding sequence ATGGCAATTACTATCGATTCAGCCCGTCGTATTTTTCCCAATACACTACAGGCTGATGCAGTTCCAGCTTTAACTGCACGATTCAACCAACTCAGTGCTGAAGATCAACTGGCATGGACATGGTTCGCTTTCTTAGAAATGGGTAAAACTATTACAGTTGCAGCGCCTGGTGCAGCTAGTATGCAGTTTGCAGAAGCAATCCTGAACCAAATCAAGCAAATGACTTTTGAGGAACAGACTCAGGTGATGTGCGATTTGGCAAACCACACAGATACTCCTATTTGCCGCACTTATGCTACTTGGTCACCTAATATCAAGCTAGGTTTCTGGAATCAACTTGGGGAATGGATGCAAGAAGGTATTGTTGCGCCAATTCCTACTGGCTACCAACTTTCAGCTAATGCTAAAGCGGTATTGGAAACCTTGAAAAGTCTTGATCAAGGACAACAGATTACCGTCCTCAGAAACTCTGTTGTAGACATGGGTTTTGATATCAACAAACTAGACGGTTACACAAGAGTTTCTGAACCAGTAGTTGCGCCTAAAGAAATTTCTCAGCGTGTTAAAGTCTCCATTGAGGGAGTTAACAATCCCACTGTGTTGAATTATATGAACAACTTGAATGCAAATGACTTTGATGAACTGATCAAGTTGTTCGTGGAGGATGGGGCTTTGCAACCTCCCTTCCAAAGGCCAATTGTTGGCAAAGATGCCATTTTGCGCTTCTTCCGTGAAGAGTGTCAGAACCTCAACTTGCTCCCAGAGCGCGGTGTAGCTGAACCCACAGATGATGGCTATACTCAAGTGAAAGTGACTGGTAAGGTTCAGACTCCTTGGTTCGGTGCCGCAGTAGGGATGAACATGGCTTGGCGCTTCTTGCTCAACCCCCAAGGCAAAATCTTCTTTGTAGCGATTGACTTGTTAGCTTCTCCTAAAGAATTGTTGAATTTGGTTCGCTAA
- the rbsK gene encoding ribokinase yields MSIIVFGSINIDLVVTAPRLPVAGETLTGEDFLKTPGGKGANQAVALARLGIPTHMVGRVGAHNFGAELVKHLQDNGVQTQNIFADETVSSGVAIITVDHHGENQIVVIPGANGRVNQEDVGRLSQLLPQAQALLLQLEIPIPAVVAAAQAAHNANIKIILDPAPAQSNLPAELYQLVDIITPNEVEAGQLVGFPVDSEDTATKAAEMLLQKGVKSAIVKLGAKGVVCATPEETFFVPAFEVNAVDSVAAGDAFNSGLAAALYNGLTLHQAVVWGAAAGALAATKLGAQTSLPDRFTFDAFLGERGVGSGE; encoded by the coding sequence ATGAGTATTATAGTCTTTGGCAGCATCAATATAGACTTAGTAGTAACAGCCCCCCGCTTGCCCGTTGCAGGTGAAACCTTAACCGGAGAAGACTTTTTAAAGACTCCCGGAGGTAAAGGTGCAAATCAAGCAGTAGCACTAGCAAGACTAGGAATTCCTACCCACATGGTAGGGCGTGTAGGCGCACACAATTTTGGTGCAGAACTGGTAAAGCATTTGCAGGATAATGGTGTACAGACGCAAAATATCTTTGCAGATGAAACCGTGAGTTCAGGAGTAGCAATCATCACTGTAGATCATCATGGTGAAAATCAAATAGTGGTGATTCCTGGCGCTAATGGACGTGTCAATCAAGAAGATGTAGGGCGATTATCCCAACTATTACCACAAGCCCAAGCACTACTTTTACAACTAGAAATTCCCATCCCAGCAGTAGTAGCAGCCGCCCAAGCTGCACACAATGCTAATATCAAAATTATTTTAGATCCCGCTCCGGCACAATCTAATTTACCAGCAGAACTTTATCAGTTAGTCGATATTATTACACCCAACGAAGTAGAAGCAGGACAACTGGTGGGTTTTCCTGTAGATAGCGAAGACACAGCCACAAAAGCTGCCGAGATGTTATTGCAAAAGGGAGTAAAATCTGCGATCGTCAAACTAGGTGCTAAAGGCGTTGTTTGTGCCACACCCGAAGAAACCTTTTTTGTCCCAGCTTTTGAAGTGAATGCAGTTGATTCTGTAGCAGCCGGTGATGCTTTTAATAGCGGTTTAGCAGCCGCACTTTACAACGGACTGACATTACATCAGGCTGTAGTCTGGGGTGCAGCCGCCGGCGCTTTAGCAGCCACAAAATTAGGCGCACAAACATCTTTACCTGACAGATTTACATTTGATGCCTTTTTAGGGGAAAGGGGAGTGGGGAGTGGGGAGTAG
- a CDS encoding GGDEF domain-containing response regulator produces the protein MVACKILVVEDEKLLAYNIKNSLQKLGYNVLEITDSAEKAIIKVAENYPNLVLFDIYLAREINGVQVVDIIQNNFHIPVLYITDYSEYIKSRKKPLGEPFSYILKPLREIDLHLAVEMALNRYPTQRKRQVEQQRMEAIINSMGCAVVVTFTDGCIEMMNPMAEKLTGWQQNEAVGRDLTEVVNLIDKDMDEEIENLAKQAMQAGEVLNLPENCTLISKDGKEIPIGDNIAPIRDRNGNITGAVLIFQDITQRKHTEVELLRNAFYDGLTALPNRILFLDRLKQAIERSKRRSDYRFAVLFLDLDSFKGINDRFGHGMGDDFLVAIARRLESCVRSGDTVGRFGGDEFAVLLEDIRDINDAINVAKRIQDTLGLPLNLNGNQICTTASIGIALNRGGYDNPESLLRCADNAMYRAKQQGKARYGVFNEAANC, from the coding sequence ATGGTTGCCTGTAAAATCCTAGTTGTTGAGGATGAAAAACTCCTAGCCTACAATATCAAAAATAGTTTACAAAAATTAGGATATAATGTGCTGGAAATTACAGATTCTGCGGAGAAAGCAATTATAAAAGTAGCAGAAAATTATCCCAATTTAGTATTATTTGATATCTACTTGGCAAGAGAAATTAATGGTGTACAGGTAGTAGATATTATCCAAAATAATTTCCATATACCAGTGTTATATATAACCGACTATTCGGAATATATAAAATCACGTAAAAAGCCTCTGGGTGAGCCTTTCAGTTATATTTTGAAGCCACTGAGAGAGATAGACTTGCATCTTGCTGTGGAAATGGCGCTAAATCGCTATCCAACCCAGAGGAAACGGCAAGTAGAACAGCAGAGAATGGAGGCAATTATTAACAGTATGGGTTGTGCAGTAGTTGTCACATTTACTGATGGTTGCATTGAGATGATGAATCCAATGGCAGAGAAACTGACTGGTTGGCAGCAAAACGAAGCTGTTGGCAGGGATTTAACAGAAGTTGTAAACCTAATTGACAAAGATATGGACGAAGAAATTGAGAATCTAGCTAAACAGGCAATGCAAGCTGGTGAAGTTTTGAATTTACCAGAAAACTGTACACTGATTTCCAAGGATGGCAAAGAAATACCCATTGGAGATAACATTGCACCTATCCGTGACAGAAATGGCAACATTACTGGCGCAGTGTTAATTTTTCAAGACATTACTCAACGCAAGCACACTGAGGTAGAATTACTCCGCAATGCTTTTTATGATGGGCTGACAGCATTACCCAATAGAATTTTATTTTTAGATCGTCTCAAACAAGCTATTGAGCGTAGTAAGCGCCGCAGTGATTATCGTTTTGCGGTGTTATTTCTAGATTTAGATAGTTTTAAGGGCATTAACGATCGCTTTGGGCATGGGATGGGAGATGATTTTTTAGTAGCGATCGCTCGCCGTTTAGAATCTTGTGTACGTAGTGGCGATACTGTAGGGCGATTTGGTGGCGATGAATTTGCTGTACTCTTAGAAGACATTAGAGATATTAATGACGCTATCAACGTTGCCAAGCGAATTCAAGACACCCTAGGTTTGCCACTGAATTTAAACGGTAATCAAATCTGTACTACAGCCAGCATCGGTATTGCGTTAAATCGCGGTGGCTATGATAATCCAGAAAGCCTACTCAGATGTGCTGATAACGCCATGTACCGTGCCAAGCAGCAAGGAAAAGCCCGTTATGGTGTTTTTAATGAAGCTGCCAATTGTTAG